In Portunus trituberculatus isolate SZX2019 chromosome 44, ASM1759143v1, whole genome shotgun sequence, a single window of DNA contains:
- the LOC123519082 gene encoding EF-hand domain-containing protein D2 homolog isoform X2, with product MGDVKMVTLLDVAKHPEYSENELSNLFQLFCKYAEPNTKKGTISLESFKKLLEALELTQTHLEAKETYDKVAKDGKVTLDEFMKLVKDLTAKTGKINLDLVVKLAAQEEVDVDNVGVGGAKRFFEAKARILEVGDAAYRAFEDKKREEEERKKRQEEFQKKKQQFQPAA from the exons CATCCAGAATATTCGGAGAATGAGCTCTCCAACCTCTTCCAACTGTTCTGCAAGTACGCGGAGCCAAACACGAAGAAGGGCACTATCTCTTTGGAGAGCTTTAAGAAGTTACTTGAGGCGCTAGAATTGACGCAGACCCACCTGGAGGCCAAGGAGACCTACGACAAAGTGGCAAAAGATGGCAAAGTCACGTTGGACGAGTTCATGAAGTTAGTGAAGGATCTTACTGCCAAGACTGGCAAAATCAACCTGGAC CTGGTGGTGAAATTGGCGGCCCAAGAGGAAGTGGATGTGGACAACGTGGGAGTTGGCGGCGCCAAGAGGTTCTTCGAAGCCAAGGCGCGCATCTTGGAGGTCGGGGATGCTGCTTACCGCGCCTTCGAAgacaagaagagggaggaggaggaaaggaagaaaagacaagaggaattTCAGAAGAAAAAGCAACAGTTTCAACCAGCGGCCTAG